The following are from one region of the Cetobacterium somerae genome:
- a CDS encoding tyrosine phenol-lyase, whose product MSKGFAPEPYKIKMVENMAIMTKEERKEAIERAGYNTFLLKSDECYIDLLTDSGTNAMSDAQWAGLMLGDEAYAGSRNFYHLEKTVQELFGFKYVVPTHQGRGAENILSTLTIKPGDYVPGNMYFTTTRFHQERNGATFRDIIIDEAHNSQIDLPFKGNVDLKKLQALIDEVGAEKIPYVCLAVTVNLAGGQPVSMANIKAVSELAHKHGIKIMYDATRCIENAYFIKAREEGYADKSIKDIVKEMFSYGDGCTMSGKKDCLTNIGGFLCMNDYELYLQATATVVQFEGMPSYGGLAGRDMEAMAIGLREAVNYEYISHRVNQIRYLGEKLDAAGVPMVKPYGGHAIFLDARAFLPHLTQDDFPAQALAASIYEHSGVRTMERGIISAGRDVKTGKNHYPKLETVRLTIPRRVYTYAHLDYVADTIIELYKNKEQIKGLKWEYEPACLRFFTGRFSQK is encoded by the coding sequence ATGTCAAAAGGATTTGCACCAGAACCATATAAAATAAAAATGGTTGAAAATATGGCTATTATGACTAAAGAAGAGAGAAAAGAGGCTATCGAAAGAGCTGGATACAATACTTTTTTATTAAAATCAGATGAATGTTATATAGACTTACTAACTGACTCTGGAACTAATGCTATGAGTGATGCTCAGTGGGCTGGATTAATGTTGGGAGATGAAGCCTATGCAGGAAGCAGAAACTTCTACCATTTAGAAAAAACAGTACAAGAACTTTTTGGATTTAAATATGTAGTTCCAACTCATCAAGGAAGAGGAGCAGAAAATATTTTATCAACATTAACAATTAAGCCAGGGGACTATGTTCCAGGAAATATGTATTTTACTACTACAAGATTTCATCAAGAAAGAAATGGGGCGACTTTCAGAGATATTATAATAGATGAAGCTCATAATTCTCAAATAGATTTACCATTTAAAGGTAATGTAGATTTAAAGAAATTACAAGCATTAATAGATGAAGTGGGAGCAGAAAAAATACCATATGTTTGTTTGGCAGTTACAGTTAACTTAGCTGGAGGACAACCAGTATCAATGGCTAATATAAAAGCTGTTTCAGAACTAGCTCATAAACATGGAATTAAGATTATGTATGATGCAACTCGTTGTATAGAAAATGCTTATTTTATAAAAGCAAGAGAAGAAGGGTATGCAGATAAATCTATAAAAGATATTGTAAAAGAGATGTTTTCATATGGTGATGGATGTACAATGAGTGGAAAAAAAGACTGTTTAACTAATATCGGTGGATTCTTATGTATGAATGATTATGAATTATATCTACAAGCGACAGCTACAGTAGTTCAATTTGAAGGAATGCCTAGTTACGGTGGATTGGCAGGAAGAGATATGGAAGCTATGGCAATTGGACTTAGAGAGGCTGTAAATTATGAATATATAAGTCATAGAGTTAATCAAATAAGATATTTAGGAGAAAAGCTAGATGCAGCAGGAGTACCTATGGTAAAACCTTATGGAGGACATGCAATTTTCTTAGATGCGAGAGCATTTCTACCACATTTAACTCAAGATGATTTTCCTGCTCAAGCTTTAGCAGCATCTATTTATGAGCATTCTGGTGTTAGAACAATGGAAAGAGGAATTATATCAGCAGGAAGAGATGTAAAAACAGGAAAAAATCATTATCCTAAATTAGAAACAGTAAGATTAACAATTCCAAGAAGAGTTTACACATATGCTCACTTAGATTATGTAGCAGATACAATAATAGAACTGTATAAAAATAAAGAGCAAATAAAAGGATTAAAGTGGGAGTACGAACCAGCTTGTTTAAGATTTTTTACAGGAAGATTTTCACAGAAATAG
- a CDS encoding LysO family transporter yields the protein MIRILLYIFIISCGFLLSKYQLIPLKLKMKTAILQSFSLFFLLGVMGYKIGSDNKIIKEFPNLGLQAIVIAFFSILGSIFITKFFFRKRGDK from the coding sequence ATGATAAGAATTTTATTATATATTTTCATTATAAGCTGTGGATTTTTATTGAGCAAATACCAATTAATACCTTTAAAATTAAAGATGAAAACTGCTATTTTACAATCCTTTTCTCTTTTCTTTTTATTAGGAGTTATGGGTTATAAAATTGGTAGTGATAACAAAATTATAAAAGAATTTCCAAATCTTGGATTACAAGCTATTGTTATTGCATTTTTTTCTATCTTAGGAAGTATTTTTATCACTAAATTTTTCTTTAGAAAAAGAGGTGACAAATAG
- a CDS encoding lysine exporter LysO family protein, producing MLGICLSIIFGVIIGLFFQTPFLSNSSDTFIDLGLCLLLFFVGIDIGDNSSVFSDLKKYGKKIWLLPISTILGSLLGGVIGSLFLPISIGEGLAVSSGLGWYSLSAIELTKISPELGSVAFLSNVFREVLAILTIPLIAKSIGSFESISTAGATAMDTLLPVINKSNSSDISVIAFFSGVVLTTSVPVLVPLIVNIFKL from the coding sequence ATGCTCGGAATTTGTTTATCAATTATTTTTGGCGTTATTATAGGATTATTTTTTCAAACTCCATTTTTATCTAATTCATCAGATACTTTTATCGATTTAGGTCTCTGCTTACTTTTATTTTTTGTTGGAATCGATATTGGAGATAACTCTTCTGTATTTTCTGATTTAAAAAAATATGGTAAAAAAATATGGCTTCTTCCTATCTCCACAATTTTAGGTTCTCTTTTAGGTGGAGTTATTGGTTCTTTATTTCTTCCTATTTCTATTGGAGAAGGTCTTGCTGTTTCTTCTGGTCTTGGCTGGTACTCTCTGTCGGCCATTGAATTAACTAAAATAAGTCCTGAACTTGGAAGTGTTGCCTTTTTAAGTAATGTTTTTAGAGAAGTTCTTGCAATTTTAACAATTCCTCTTATTGCTAAATCCATTGGAAGTTTCGAGTCTATATCTACAGCTGGTGCTACAGCTATGGACACTCTTCTTCCAGTTATAAATAAAAGTAATAGTTCTGATATATCTGTTATCGCATTTTTTTCAGGCGTTGTTCTAACTACATCAGTGCCTGTACTAGTTCCACTAATTGTAAATATATTTAAATTATAA
- a CDS encoding alpha/beta hydrolase family protein, whose amino-acid sequence MQRAKDYLLLSVLSYCNFSQEDYKKNLDQIYRENDSLKLDSDGFYFSNSNTRYLFYNFFKDILHNWEIFYVESKRASDLERDSTGFYSVVFRNIKYDKYVISYRGSEKYPIEDAYKDFIENDLKIGLGVKPVQFYDGLEVFNKIYDEFKIPKEKISITGHSLGGGIAQFVSIMVDKERGFIPYTCTWNAVGINRDGIINLLDFFNYDKILDKLNLDDIEKQYFVEFKNEYLAFFLKELKKGKVIKDSSTLLIESNVEISPEIDDGFIKNFVKSTKFENLLSKLSNDTKNTLLDNNRVFNALFKVDNLTNELFQADYFIRKIKANKVYEENIVNFCHSEDLTVSLFPHVGAVYQVDKGFLRKEIKKKTIFSSFLFFTKSVQDYHYQDIFLPFIEVEGERCGMFSKNLSIGYLGTIVRKILTLEYCVEKELLADYYSLILITDLNYKKIKSQILNAIKKCGEDILYKSQAYNQIKDMDQETFSKVWENLKTKLPSPYRIQDIYDLILF is encoded by the coding sequence ATGCAAAGAGCTAAAGATTATCTGTTGCTTAGTGTACTCTCTTATTGTAATTTTTCTCAAGAGGATTATAAAAAAAATTTAGATCAAATTTACAGAGAGAACGATTCATTAAAATTAGATAGCGATGGATTTTATTTTTCAAATTCAAACACTAGATATTTATTTTATAATTTTTTTAAGGATATTCTTCATAATTGGGAGATATTTTATGTAGAAAGTAAACGAGCTTCTGATTTAGAAAGAGATTCAACAGGATTTTATAGTGTAGTGTTTCGAAATATCAAATATGATAAATATGTAATTTCTTATAGAGGGAGTGAAAAATATCCAATAGAAGATGCTTATAAAGACTTTATAGAAAATGATTTAAAAATTGGACTAGGTGTTAAACCTGTACAATTTTATGATGGCTTAGAGGTATTTAATAAGATTTATGATGAGTTTAAAATTCCTAAAGAAAAGATATCAATAACAGGACATTCTTTAGGTGGTGGAATTGCTCAGTTTGTAAGTATTATGGTTGATAAGGAGAGGGGATTTATTCCATATACATGTACTTGGAATGCTGTAGGAATAAATAGAGATGGTATTATAAATCTTTTAGATTTTTTTAACTATGATAAAATTTTAGATAAACTTAATTTGGATGATATTGAAAAGCAATATTTTGTTGAGTTTAAAAATGAATATTTAGCATTTTTTTTAAAAGAATTAAAAAAAGGTAAGGTAATAAAAGATAGTAGTACTTTATTAATTGAAAGTAATGTTGAGATATCTCCTGAAATAGATGATGGATTTATAAAAAATTTTGTAAAGAGTACAAAATTTGAAAATTTATTAAGTAAATTATCAAATGATACAAAAAATACTTTATTAGATAATAATAGAGTTTTTAATGCCTTATTTAAAGTGGATAATTTAACGAATGAACTTTTCCAAGCAGATTATTTTATTAGAAAAATTAAGGCTAATAAAGTATATGAAGAAAATATAGTTAATTTTTGTCATTCTGAAGATTTGACAGTATCTCTTTTTCCTCATGTAGGAGCTGTATATCAAGTTGATAAAGGTTTTTTAAGAAAAGAGATAAAGAAAAAAACTATTTTTTCTAGTTTTTTATTTTTTACAAAATCAGTTCAAGATTACCACTACCAAGATATATTTTTACCTTTTATTGAAGTTGAAGGTGAAAGATGTGGAATGTTTAGTAAAAATTTATCAATTGGTTATTTAGGAACAATTGTGAGAAAAATATTAACTCTTGAATATTGTGTTGAGAAAGAGCTATTAGCAGATTATTACAGTTTAATTTTAATAACAGATTTAAACTATAAAAAAATAAAATCTCAAATTTTAAATGCGATAAAAAAATGTGGAGAGGATATTTTATATAAATCTCAAGCATATAATCAAATAAAAGATATGGATCAAGAAACTTTTTCGAAAGTTTGGGAAAATTTGAAGACAAAGCTTCCTAGTCCATATAGAATACAAGATATATATGATTTAATATTATTTTAA
- a CDS encoding diacylglycerol kinase, with protein MRGKGNNKQDVTQSFNVAIEGIIETIRTERNMKFHAFCTILVLMISIFLGVSRMELIVLSISMSLVLAAELLNTAIESFVDLVSPEYNILAKRAKDVGAGAVFIAASNALIVGYLVFHKRIAGEFDNFFDLLKESYANVIVFIIIFIVVLVIAIKSIFKKGTPLRGGIPSGHSALGGALFMGIFFLTHDVRVFYLSLFLLILVLQSRVEGKIHTVLETIIGAAIGMGVTYLFLSLLKI; from the coding sequence ATGAGGGGTAAGGGAAATAATAAACAAGATGTAACACAAAGTTTTAATGTAGCAATAGAAGGAATAATAGAAACTATTAGAACAGAAAGAAATATGAAATTTCACGCATTTTGCACGATATTAGTTTTGATGATTTCAATTTTTCTAGGTGTAAGTAGAATGGAATTAATTGTGTTATCAATTAGTATGTCCCTTGTTTTAGCAGCAGAACTCTTAAATACTGCCATAGAAAGTTTTGTAGATTTAGTTTCACCAGAATATAATATTTTAGCAAAAAGAGCTAAAGATGTTGGAGCAGGTGCAGTATTTATAGCAGCTAGTAATGCTTTGATAGTTGGTTATTTAGTTTTTCATAAAAGAATAGCAGGCGAGTTTGATAACTTTTTTGATTTATTAAAAGAATCTTATGCAAATGTAATTGTATTTATAATTATATTTATAGTGGTACTAGTAATAGCAATTAAAAGTATTTTCAAAAAAGGAACTCCTTTGAGAGGAGGAATTCCTAGTGGACATAGCGCTCTCGGTGGAGCGCTTTTCATGGGAATATTTTTTTTAACACATGATGTTAGAGTATTTTATCTTTCTTTATTTCTTTTAATTTTAGTTTTACAATCAAGAGTAGAAGGAAAAATACACACAGTTTTAGAAACCATAATAGGCGCCGCAATAGGAATGGGTGTAACATATCTTTTTCTATCTCTATTAAAAATTTAG
- the ybeY gene encoding rRNA maturation RNase YbeY, which produces MEVVLDFSLEIEGYNEFINEEEVKEYICEVLNDEFESEKPVYMSVALVGNEEIQRINRDFRDKDRPTDVISFAYHETEDYMIGPYDTLGDIIISLERVEEQCNEYNHSFRREFFYVLTHGMLHLLGYDHIEEEDKKEMRAREEEILGKFGHTRD; this is translated from the coding sequence ATGGAAGTAGTATTAGATTTTTCTCTAGAAATAGAGGGATATAATGAATTTATAAATGAGGAAGAAGTAAAAGAATACATTTGTGAAGTATTAAACGATGAGTTTGAATCAGAAAAGCCAGTTTATATGTCTGTAGCTTTAGTTGGAAATGAAGAGATTCAAAGAATAAATAGAGATTTTAGAGATAAAGATAGACCTACAGATGTAATATCTTTTGCATATCATGAAACAGAAGACTATATGATTGGTCCGTATGATACGTTGGGAGATATAATAATATCTTTAGAAAGAGTTGAAGAGCAGTGCAATGAGTATAATCATTCGTTTAGGAGAGAATTTTTTTATGTTTTAACTCATGGAATGTTACATCTTTTAGGGTATGATCATATAGAAGAAGAGGATAAAAAAGAGATGAGAGCTAGAGAGGAAGAAATTTTAGGAAAATTTGGTCATACTAGAGATTAA
- a CDS encoding HD family phosphohydrolase produces the protein MKKIELFGLSLTFKINRKNADDAELYTKDHHLKEKIFYLILMIMLIVISSKSGYIVNRQKYDVGDVAINDIYSPKSILFNDRDKKQDIIKNLMENSKKEYIYVPQAGTVYISGAEYLFDEILKKNFKKNKLYLDRVEDIIGKQLPPKLITELTQLNKKELLEAKERVIGFLTKAYATGIIREKGSLTISPPNDELFLELPEFDKKIVENFLTANYIYDETKTKNSIAEKISQIDDQILDIKAGTLLVKKGDIITDSRAKLLEAVGIYSYKKSLGFSMANFLYTIILTVIFYPLLANKFKKNILNKSIYRSLFLIFTIGFLAYRFTKPDHIYFVPFETMYFLMAILFAKDFAFLATLMATTFLFPIVGYDPVFIIVTFLVCLMGSYLIEKVTTRQELIALGMKLAVTKFFLYLLLTYFIGREQNLIVLQSGEIVVSGLLSGMLAIAVLPYFERTFNILTTFRLLELGDLSHPLLKLLSMKAPGTFHHSMMVATLSEAAAEAIGANAIFARVASYYHDIGKMKRPKFYVENQEGGENPHSKISPFLSTLIITSHTKDGNELGREYKIPREIRDVMFEHQGTTMLAYFYNKAKQLDPTVIEEDFKYGGPIPRSKESAIIMLADSIEAAVRSLDEKTPITIENMLRKIINSKIEDNQLSEAALTFKEIEIIIKTFTKVLMSIHHVRIKYPGQK, from the coding sequence ATGAAAAAAATTGAGCTATTTGGTCTAAGTTTAACTTTTAAGATTAATAGGAAAAATGCAGACGATGCTGAATTATATACTAAGGATCATCATTTAAAAGAAAAAATATTTTATTTAATTTTAATGATAATGTTAATAGTTATTAGTTCAAAGAGTGGCTATATAGTAAATAGACAAAAGTATGATGTAGGTGATGTGGCAATAAATGATATTTATTCACCTAAAAGTATTCTTTTTAATGATAGAGATAAGAAGCAAGACATAATAAAGAATCTTATGGAAAATTCTAAAAAAGAGTATATATATGTACCACAAGCGGGAACAGTTTATATATCAGGAGCAGAATATCTATTTGATGAAATATTAAAGAAAAATTTCAAAAAAAACAAGTTATATTTAGATAGAGTTGAAGATATAATAGGAAAGCAGTTACCTCCAAAACTAATAACAGAATTAACACAATTAAACAAAAAAGAGTTATTAGAAGCAAAAGAAAGAGTTATTGGGTTTTTAACAAAAGCCTATGCAACAGGAATTATAAGAGAAAAAGGGAGTCTAACAATTTCTCCTCCTAATGACGAGTTATTTTTAGAGCTTCCAGAATTTGATAAGAAAATTGTTGAAAATTTTTTAACAGCAAATTATATATATGATGAAACTAAAACTAAAAACTCCATTGCAGAAAAGATCTCACAAATAGATGACCAAATTTTAGATATAAAAGCGGGAACTTTACTTGTCAAAAAGGGTGATATAATAACTGATAGTAGGGCTAAACTTTTAGAAGCTGTTGGAATTTATTCTTATAAAAAGAGTTTAGGTTTTTCTATGGCAAATTTTTTATATACGATTATTTTGACAGTTATATTCTATCCGCTATTAGCAAATAAATTTAAGAAAAATATATTAAATAAAAGTATATACAGAAGTTTATTTTTGATATTTACAATAGGCTTTTTAGCTTATAGATTTACAAAACCTGATCATATATATTTTGTTCCATTTGAAACAATGTACTTCTTAATGGCAATACTTTTTGCTAAAGATTTTGCTTTTTTAGCGACGCTTATGGCAACTACTTTTTTATTTCCAATTGTAGGCTATGATCCAGTATTTATTATTGTAACTTTCTTGGTTTGTTTAATGGGATCTTATCTAATAGAAAAAGTAACAACAAGACAAGAATTGATAGCTTTAGGAATGAAGCTAGCAGTAACAAAATTCTTTTTATATCTGTTATTAACTTATTTTATAGGAAGAGAACAAAATTTAATTGTACTCCAAAGTGGAGAAATAGTTGTTTCAGGATTACTTTCAGGAATGTTAGCAATAGCGGTGTTACCATATTTTGAAAGAACATTTAATATTTTAACAACATTTAGACTTTTAGAATTAGGTGACTTGTCCCATCCTCTGCTTAAGCTTTTATCAATGAAGGCACCAGGAACATTTCATCATTCAATGATGGTTGCAACTTTATCAGAAGCAGCAGCTGAAGCAATTGGAGCAAACGCTATTTTTGCAAGAGTAGCATCGTATTATCATGATATAGGAAAAATGAAAAGACCTAAATTTTATGTAGAGAATCAAGAAGGAGGAGAAAATCCTCATTCAAAGATATCTCCATTCTTAAGTACTCTAATAATAACATCTCATACTAAAGATGGTAATGAATTAGGAAGAGAATATAAAATTCCAAGAGAGATTAGAGATGTTATGTTTGAGCACCAAGGAACAACAATGTTAGCATATTTTTATAACAAGGCGAAGCAATTAGATCCAACTGTTATAGAGGAGGATTTCAAATATGGAGGACCAATTCCAAGAAGTAAAGAGTCGGCTATAATTATGTTGGCAGATTCAATAGAGGCAGCTGTTAGATCATTAGATGAAAAGACACCAATAACTATTGAAAATATGTTAAGAAAAATTATTAATTCGAAAATAGAGGATAATCAATTATCTGAAGCGGCATTGACATTTAAAGAAATAGAAATAATTATTAAAACATTTACAAAAGTTTTAATGAGTATTCATCACGTTAGAATAAAATATCCAGGACAAAAGTAA
- a CDS encoding ATP-dependent DNA helicase — MNIEEKISLEAREKMKLEIEKVDGNEVFFRGLPDEEGVVTEVEVLARGNKYSVPAILKGMRKGEVIIHNHPSGHLYPSDPDVEIAAIYSNKLDGGSYIVDNNLSDIYVIVELIQKKNIKIDIKPYFEKHGLLANVFKEFEYRNEQLEMAEVIENGLNTETKVIVEAGTGTGKTLGYLIPAIEWSIKNKKRVVISTNTINLQEQLLNKDIPIAKKVIQGDFNYVLVKGRGNYLCNRKLHNVATGDIVDFEEYSQSQKSQFKEVLKWGGKTETGDKAELPFEVDYSIWEHFQSESDMCAGNKCAFKSECYFLKARDEKKKADILITNHHMYFSDLAIRKEIGFNTEYSILPEYELAVFDEAHNVEKVARDYFSYEISKYGFTKTMNQIYTMEKSKKRGTGSLDVFINYLKNCDYDGKKGIESDLENDIKLRHRNLFNSGRAYFNFIIEIFSKGQMSSITYRLKKNEFEKAVFYNQLDNLKDEFVIDLSSYLKKVRTILGKIKDIEDKEGYISDFSRYIDRLDSFFENLKFINSLDDDKFIYWAEVNGKKSNSKLVATPLKIDGELDKNLYANLKQMIFTSATIAIGNDFTYFKESIGLKEKTLEKVIHSPFDYDNQMTVYLPKDLLNPSDPKFIDSIKDFLKNLILKTSGKCFILFTSYSTLNYMYYMIKDDLEEAGLNLLIQGQAPRTQLVNLYKNIKNPVLFGTDSFWEGVDIKGEQLSSVVLIKLPFKVPSDPVTEAIIENITQQNKNAFVEYQIPESVIKFKQGIGRLIRSKSDKGIVTILDNRVITKSYGKYFKEAIPTKNIKILSKEEILKDISKT; from the coding sequence ATGAATATAGAAGAAAAAATATCTTTAGAAGCTAGAGAGAAAATGAAGCTAGAGATAGAAAAAGTCGATGGTAACGAAGTATTTTTCAGAGGACTTCCAGATGAAGAAGGAGTAGTAACAGAAGTCGAAGTATTAGCAAGAGGCAATAAATATTCAGTTCCTGCTATATTAAAAGGAATGAGAAAAGGTGAAGTAATAATACATAATCACCCATCAGGACACTTATATCCATCTGATCCAGATGTAGAGATTGCTGCAATATATTCAAATAAATTAGATGGAGGATCTTATATTGTAGATAATAATTTATCTGATATATATGTGATTGTTGAACTGATTCAAAAGAAAAATATAAAGATAGATATAAAACCATATTTTGAAAAACATGGTCTTTTAGCAAATGTATTTAAAGAGTTTGAATATAGAAATGAGCAGTTAGAAATGGCTGAAGTCATTGAAAATGGATTAAATACAGAAACAAAAGTAATTGTTGAGGCAGGAACAGGAACAGGAAAAACATTAGGTTATTTAATTCCTGCTATAGAGTGGAGTATAAAGAATAAAAAAAGAGTTGTTATAAGTACTAATACAATAAATTTACAAGAACAACTTTTAAATAAAGATATTCCAATAGCTAAAAAAGTTATTCAAGGAGATTTTAACTATGTTTTAGTTAAAGGAAGAGGAAACTATTTATGCAATAGAAAATTACATAATGTTGCTACAGGAGATATTGTAGATTTTGAAGAATATAGTCAAAGTCAAAAATCTCAATTTAAAGAGGTTTTAAAATGGGGTGGCAAAACTGAAACTGGAGATAAGGCAGAGCTTCCATTTGAAGTAGATTATTCAATTTGGGAACATTTTCAAAGTGAAAGTGATATGTGTGCAGGAAATAAATGTGCATTTAAATCAGAATGTTATTTTTTAAAAGCAAGAGATGAAAAGAAAAAAGCGGATATACTAATAACTAACCATCATATGTATTTTTCTGATTTAGCAATAAGAAAAGAAATAGGTTTTAATACAGAGTATTCAATTTTACCAGAATATGAATTAGCAGTATTTGATGAGGCACATAATGTTGAAAAAGTTGCAAGAGATTATTTTTCATATGAGATTTCTAAATATGGCTTTACTAAAACTATGAATCAAATATACACAATGGAAAAATCTAAAAAAAGAGGTACAGGAAGTTTAGATGTTTTTATAAATTATTTAAAAAATTGTGACTATGATGGAAAAAAAGGAATTGAGTCAGATTTAGAGAATGATATAAAATTGAGACATCGAAATTTATTTAACTCAGGTAGAGCATATTTTAATTTTATAATTGAAATTTTTTCTAAAGGACAAATGAGCAGCATAACTTATAGACTAAAAAAGAATGAATTTGAAAAAGCAGTTTTTTACAATCAATTAGATAATTTAAAAGACGAATTTGTTATAGATTTATCATCTTATTTAAAAAAAGTTAGAACAATTTTAGGAAAAATTAAAGATATAGAAGATAAAGAGGGATATATAAGTGATTTTTCTAGATATATAGATAGGTTGGATAGTTTTTTTGAAAATTTGAAATTTATAAATTCGCTAGATGATGATAAGTTTATATACTGGGCAGAAGTAAATGGTAAAAAAAGCAATTCAAAGTTAGTTGCTACTCCTTTAAAAATAGATGGGGAATTAGATAAAAATCTATATGCAAATTTGAAACAGATGATTTTTACATCTGCAACAATAGCAATAGGAAATGATTTTACTTATTTTAAAGAAAGTATAGGGTTAAAAGAAAAAACTCTAGAGAAGGTTATTCACTCTCCATTTGATTATGATAATCAAATGACGGTATATTTACCTAAAGATTTACTAAACCCAAGTGATCCTAAATTTATTGATAGTATTAAAGATTTTTTAAAAAATTTGATATTGAAAACTTCAGGAAAATGTTTTATACTATTTACTTCGTATAGTACCTTAAATTACATGTATTATATGATAAAAGATGACTTAGAAGAGGCTGGATTAAATTTGTTGATTCAAGGACAAGCTCCAAGAACTCAGCTTGTAAATTTATATAAAAATATAAAAAATCCTGTTTTATTTGGAACAGATTCTTTTTGGGAAGGTGTGGATATAAAAGGTGAACAGTTAAGTTCAGTAGTTTTAATAAAATTACCCTTTAAAGTTCCAAGTGATCCAGTAACAGAAGCAATAATTGAAAATATAACACAACAAAATAAAAATGCATTTGTAGAGTATCAAATTCCAGAATCTGTAATAAAATTTAAGCAAGGAATTGGAAGATTAATTAGAAGTAAAAGTGATAAAGGAATTGTTACAATATTAGATAATAGAGTAATAACAAAAAGTTATGGAAAATATTTTAAAGAAGCTATTCCTACTAAAAATATAAAGATACTAAGTAAAGAAGAGATTTTAAAAGATATTTCTAAAACCTAA
- the rpsT gene encoding 30S ribosomal protein S20: protein MAHSKSAKKRVLVAERNRERNQAVKSRVKTMLKRVLVAVETKEVEAANAALSVAYKELDKAVSKGIMKKNTASRRKARLAAKVNAL, encoded by the coding sequence TTGGCACATTCAAAATCAGCAAAAAAGAGAGTTTTAGTAGCAGAGAGAAACAGAGAGAGAAATCAAGCTGTAAAATCTAGAGTAAAAACAATGCTTAAGAGAGTTTTAGTAGCAGTAGAAACTAAAGAGGTTGAAGCTGCAAACGCTGCTTTATCAGTAGCTTATAAAGAGTTAGATAAAGCTGTAAGCAAAGGAATTATGAAAAAGAATACAGCATCTAGAAGAAAAGCTAGATTAGCTGCAAAAGTTAACGCTTTATAA
- a CDS encoding KdsC family phosphatase, which produces MIKLIVLDVDGTLTDGKLYVTNLGDEMKAFNVKDGLGITQAISQGKEVAIITGKTSQIVTKRCQELGIKEIHQGIKNKIATLDLILEKYSISYDNVAYMGDDLIDLAVMKKCKLTGAPKDSVEEILNISDFTSTKNGGDGAVREFIEYILKKENLWNNVVNHFVPTEQ; this is translated from the coding sequence ATGATTAAACTTATTGTTTTAGATGTTGACGGAACTCTTACTGATGGTAAGCTTTATGTAACAAATCTTGGTGATGAAATGAAAGCTTTTAATGTTAAAGATGGATTAGGAATTACCCAAGCTATTTCTCAAGGTAAAGAGGTTGCTATCATCACCGGAAAAACGTCTCAAATAGTTACCAAACGTTGTCAAGAACTTGGAATAAAAGAAATTCATCAAGGAATTAAAAATAAAATAGCAACTCTTGATTTAATATTAGAAAAATATTCTATTTCTTATGATAATGTTGCTTATATGGGTGATGATCTAATTGATTTGGCAGTTATGAAAAAATGTAAACTAACAGGAGCACCTAAAGATTCAGTTGAAGAAATTCTTAATATTTCTGATTTTACTTCAACTAAAAATGGTGGAGATGGAGCTGTTAGAGAATTTATAGAATATATTTTAAAAAAAGAAAATTTATGGAATAATGTAGTTAATCACTTTGTTCCCACAGAACAATAA